The following are encoded together in the Streptomyces sp. NBC_00341 genome:
- a CDS encoding DEAD/DEAH box helicase, giving the protein MTEAGSTEGGATTGRAARELLARAEELLGASRAVLADHGRAVDAVRTALDPLLDALVRDELSAIPASRLKDVTEGRLRIGAIEQAGFTTVGQVHGTSRYELRQIPGVGAQTAAQALAAAGQIAHAVRDTVTVRIAVESPDDATTALVTALYRLVEAGPDVRRAVDGARGLAERLDPLLVTAAPARGRLRMVFTRRPARTRALAAVAAARAVLADARERELPLLFGQVSADLLRDPDSPIAAWVDFEVRSAEYYSLLAEMSGTGPDRDAAEGFLPSGIADRVRGLRLDDARLRVSLRGYQSFGARFALAQKRVILGDEMGLGKTVQAIAALAHLAAGGETHFLVVCPASVLINWTREVRSRSTLRVLPVHGPDRQGAFAEWREGGGVALTTYDALHTLPVADDCGIRPGMLVVDEAHYVKNPATRRSRAVSGWSQRTERVLFLTGTPMENRVAEFRSLVSQLQPELAPLISTSHGAAGSQAFRRAVAPAYLRRNQRDVLTELPALVQVDEWEEFSEADLLAYREAVAAGQFMRMRRAAYAGPATSAKLNRLRELVAEAAGNGLKVVVFSYFREVLETVRRALDEDVFGPVSGSVPAARRQELIDDFTAADGHAVLLSQIQAGGIGLNMQAASVVILCEPQIKPTMEHQAVARAHRMGQIRTVQVHRLLVADSVDERMLDILARKERLFDAYARRSDVAETTPDAVDVSDGSLARRIVEEEQRRLAVESRAKVGAEPEREVDGS; this is encoded by the coding sequence ATGACTGAGGCCGGGTCCACGGAGGGCGGGGCGACGACCGGGCGGGCGGCCAGGGAGCTGCTCGCGCGGGCCGAGGAGCTGCTGGGCGCGTCACGCGCGGTACTGGCCGACCACGGCCGCGCCGTCGATGCCGTACGCACCGCCCTGGACCCCCTGCTCGACGCGCTCGTCCGGGACGAGCTTTCGGCCATCCCGGCGTCCCGGCTCAAGGACGTCACCGAGGGCCGGCTGCGCATCGGTGCGATCGAGCAGGCCGGTTTCACCACCGTCGGGCAGGTGCACGGGACCAGCCGCTACGAGCTCCGCCAGATCCCCGGCGTCGGTGCGCAGACCGCCGCCCAGGCACTCGCCGCAGCGGGCCAGATCGCCCACGCCGTACGGGACACGGTCACGGTGCGGATAGCGGTCGAATCCCCGGACGACGCCACGACCGCCCTGGTCACGGCGTTGTACCGGCTGGTCGAGGCAGGGCCGGACGTCCGGCGGGCGGTGGACGGCGCCCGCGGGCTGGCCGAGCGGCTGGATCCGCTGCTGGTCACGGCGGCGCCCGCGCGGGGGCGGCTGCGGATGGTGTTCACGCGGCGGCCGGCCCGGACGCGGGCACTGGCCGCCGTCGCCGCCGCCCGCGCGGTGCTGGCCGATGCGCGGGAGCGCGAACTCCCGCTGCTGTTCGGGCAGGTCTCGGCCGATCTGCTGCGCGATCCGGACTCCCCGATCGCGGCCTGGGTCGACTTCGAGGTGCGCTCCGCCGAGTACTACAGCCTGCTCGCCGAGATGTCCGGGACCGGACCGGACCGGGACGCGGCCGAGGGGTTCCTGCCGTCCGGGATCGCCGACCGGGTGCGCGGTCTGCGGCTGGACGACGCCCGGCTGCGGGTGTCGTTGCGCGGCTACCAGTCCTTCGGCGCCCGTTTCGCGCTCGCGCAGAAGCGGGTGATCCTCGGCGACGAGATGGGGCTCGGCAAGACGGTCCAGGCCATCGCCGCGCTGGCCCATCTCGCGGCCGGGGGCGAGACCCACTTCCTGGTGGTCTGCCCGGCGAGCGTGCTGATCAACTGGACCCGGGAGGTCCGGTCCCGCTCGACGCTGCGGGTGCTGCCGGTGCACGGACCGGACCGGCAGGGCGCGTTCGCGGAGTGGCGCGAGGGCGGCGGGGTCGCGCTCACCACGTACGACGCCCTGCACACCCTGCCCGTCGCGGACGACTGCGGCATACGGCCCGGCATGCTCGTGGTCGACGAGGCGCACTACGTCAAGAATCCCGCCACCCGGCGCTCCCGGGCGGTGTCCGGCTGGTCGCAGCGGACCGAGCGGGTGCTGTTCCTGACCGGCACCCCGATGGAGAACCGGGTGGCGGAGTTCCGCAGCCTCGTCAGCCAGCTCCAGCCCGAGCTGGCCCCGCTGATCAGTACCAGCCACGGTGCCGCCGGATCCCAGGCGTTCCGCCGGGCCGTCGCCCCCGCCTATCTGCGCCGCAACCAGCGCGACGTCCTCACCGAACTCCCGGCGCTGGTGCAGGTCGACGAGTGGGAGGAGTTCAGCGAGGCGGATCTGCTGGCCTACCGGGAGGCGGTGGCCGCCGGGCAGTTCATGCGGATGCGCCGGGCCGCGTACGCCGGCCCGGCCACCTCCGCGAAGCTGAACCGGCTGCGCGAGCTGGTCGCGGAGGCGGCGGGCAACGGGCTGAAGGTCGTGGTGTTCTCGTACTTCCGTGAGGTGCTGGAGACGGTTCGCCGGGCCTTGGACGAGGACGTGTTCGGGCCGGTGTCCGGGAGCGTGCCGGCCGCCCGGCGCCAGGAGCTGATCGACGACTTCACGGCGGCCGACGGCCATGCGGTCCTGCTGAGCCAGATCCAGGCCGGCGGGATCGGGCTCAACATGCAGGCCGCTTCGGTCGTCATCCTCTGCGAGCCGCAGATCAAGCCGACGATGGAGCACCAGGCGGTGGCCCGCGCCCATCGGATGGGCCAGATACGCACGGTCCAGGTGCACCGGCTGCTCGTGGCGGACAGCGTCGACGAACGCATGCTGGACATCCTGGCCCGCAAGGAACGGTTGTTCGACGCCTATGCACGGCGCAGTGATGTCGCGGAGACGACGCCGGACGCCGTGGACGTGTCGGACGGCTCGCTGGCCCGCCGCATCGTCGAGGAGGAACAGCGGCGCCTCGCCGTGGAGTCGAGGGCGAAGGTGGGGGCGGAGCCGGAAAGAGAGGTGGACGGTTCCTGA
- a CDS encoding VOC family protein — MLTTRFVDGAPNWLDLGTPDLDGAAAFYTALFGWGYEAGGPETGGYGMFTLDGKSVGGVMTVTEEQAKSSWSVYFQSSDTDATARLVEKAGGSVPFAPMDVLEFGRMGGFADRGGAYFGVWQPKQLPGLGAVGDTGSLCWAELYTPDVPAAAAFYGAVFGWDCSQVPYPEGGGSYTLVRTGGGGEEAGFGGLVPLDAVPVRAVVGPHWLPYIEVDDCDATVAEVERLGGKLTLEPLEMDGVGRFANVADPYGAPFAVIKSA; from the coding sequence ATGCTCACCACCCGATTCGTCGACGGAGCCCCCAACTGGCTGGATCTCGGAACCCCGGATCTCGATGGGGCCGCGGCCTTCTACACCGCTCTCTTCGGCTGGGGGTACGAGGCCGGTGGCCCAGAGACCGGTGGCTACGGCATGTTCACGCTCGACGGGAAGTCGGTCGGGGGTGTGATGACCGTGACGGAGGAGCAGGCGAAGTCATCCTGGTCGGTGTACTTCCAGTCGTCGGACACCGACGCCACCGCACGGCTCGTGGAGAAGGCCGGCGGTTCGGTGCCGTTCGCGCCGATGGACGTGCTGGAGTTCGGCCGGATGGGCGGGTTCGCCGACCGGGGCGGAGCGTACTTCGGCGTATGGCAGCCGAAGCAGCTGCCGGGACTCGGAGCCGTGGGGGACACCGGCAGTCTGTGCTGGGCCGAGCTGTACACCCCGGACGTTCCGGCGGCGGCGGCGTTCTACGGCGCGGTCTTCGGCTGGGATTGCAGCCAGGTGCCCTATCCGGAAGGCGGCGGATCGTACACACTGGTCCGGACCGGGGGAGGCGGCGAGGAAGCCGGCTTCGGCGGGCTCGTCCCGCTCGACGCCGTACCGGTCCGGGCGGTCGTGGGCCCGCACTGGCTGCCGTACATCGAGGTCGACGACTGCGATGCCACGGTGGCGGAGGTCGAGCGGCTGGGCGGCAAGCTGACGCTGGAGCCGCTGGAGATGGACGGCGTGGGCAGGTTCGCCAACGTCGCCGATCCCTACGGCGCGCCGTTCGCCGTGATCAAGAGCGCTTAG
- a CDS encoding WhiB family transcriptional regulator has translation MLINTPTDPALAWQETALCAQAGPEFFFPAPGSSTREAKQLCNACEGRVACLEYALDNDERFGVWGGLSEKERDRLRRAGRDRA, from the coding sequence ATGCTGATCAACACCCCGACCGACCCCGCTCTCGCCTGGCAGGAGACAGCGCTGTGCGCGCAAGCGGGGCCCGAGTTCTTCTTTCCCGCCCCCGGCAGCTCCACCCGGGAGGCCAAGCAGCTCTGCAACGCCTGCGAAGGGCGGGTGGCCTGCCTCGAGTACGCCCTCGACAACGACGAGCGCTTCGGCGTGTGGGGCGGCCTCTCCGAGAAGGAGCGGGACCGGCTGCGCAGAGCGGGACGCGACCGGGCGTGA
- a CDS encoding chitosanase, protein MTRFVLFAAPIAIVASIVFNGGGDDPEPPDDSPAAAADPADSAVGPDPYAAADEEGRRELDERVAAMPAGLAAPAERELAWKLLATSESSTLDWRSQYGVIDDNGDGTGYTAGIVGFCSGTHDMLTFVEAFTKDHPDSPLKPYVPALRKVDGTGSHEGLDPGFTAAWKKSAEDPVFRAAQDRVRDKQYFEPAVRLAKLDGLGTLGQFIYFDAMVLQGPGTEPDAFYGIRKAALAEADTVDEGGDEKVYLDAFLDAARAVMKSKRNQHDTSRIDTAQREFLYDGNLALKPPLTWKMYGETFHVTS, encoded by the coding sequence ATGACGCGTTTCGTTCTCTTCGCCGCGCCGATAGCCATCGTCGCCTCCATCGTCTTCAACGGTGGCGGCGACGACCCCGAACCGCCCGACGACTCCCCCGCCGCCGCCGCGGACCCGGCCGACTCGGCGGTGGGCCCCGACCCGTACGCCGCCGCGGACGAGGAGGGGCGCCGGGAGCTGGACGAACGTGTCGCGGCGATGCCCGCCGGGCTGGCCGCACCGGCCGAACGCGAACTGGCCTGGAAGCTGCTGGCCACCTCGGAGAGCTCCACGCTGGACTGGCGCAGCCAGTACGGCGTGATCGACGACAACGGCGACGGCACCGGCTACACGGCCGGGATCGTCGGATTCTGCTCCGGAACGCACGACATGCTCACGTTCGTCGAGGCGTTCACCAAGGACCACCCGGACAGCCCGTTGAAGCCGTACGTCCCCGCGCTGCGCAAGGTGGACGGCACCGGCTCGCACGAGGGCCTGGACCCCGGCTTCACCGCCGCGTGGAAGAAGTCGGCCGAGGATCCGGTGTTCCGTGCCGCGCAGGACCGGGTCAGGGACAAGCAGTACTTCGAGCCGGCCGTACGGCTGGCCAAACTGGACGGGCTCGGCACCCTGGGCCAGTTCATCTACTTCGACGCCATGGTGCTGCAGGGCCCCGGAACGGAGCCGGACGCCTTCTACGGCATCCGGAAGGCGGCACTCGCGGAGGCCGACACGGTCGACGAGGGCGGGGACGAGAAGGTCTATCTGGACGCGTTCCTGGACGCCGCGCGAGCCGTGATGAAGTCGAAGAGGAACCAGCACGACACCTCGCGCATCGACACGGCGCAGCGGGAGTTCCTGTACGACGGCAACCTGGCGCTGAAACCGCCGCTGACCTGGAAGATGTACGGCGAGACATTCCACGTCACGTCCTGA